A single window of Salvia splendens isolate huo1 chromosome 8, SspV2, whole genome shotgun sequence DNA harbors:
- the LOC121743123 gene encoding uncharacterized protein LOC121743123, producing MSDSKRPKTTGDDNQGDARVNAYLNRYRKAKGDRTRRSWTDREEEILVTAMRDLSASGWKTDNGFRSGFTGRLHDAIKQRFPNTDIKICPHIKICPHIKL from the exons ATGTCCGACTCTAAGCGTCCGAAGACCACCGGGGATGATAACCAGGGtgatgcaa GGGTGAATGCATATCTTAACAGATACCGAAAGGCTAAGGGCGACCGAACTCGTAGAAGTTGGACTGATCGGGAAGAGGAAATCCTCGTGACTGCAATGAGGGACCTGTCAGCAAGTGGCTGGAAGACCGATAATGGATTCCGGTCTGGATTTACTGGAAGGCTCCATGATGCTATTAAGCAAAGGTTTCCAAACACTGACATCAAGATCTGCCCTCATATCAAGATCTGCCCTCATATCAAACTTTGA
- the LOC121743122 gene encoding protein ALP1-like isoform X1 — MDRNAFGRLCRLFRELRVLRDRRFVCIEEQVAIFLGVLAHHKKNRIVRFDFLRSGDTVSRYVHEVMETVLKMHSMFVVKPEPIKEGCVDWRWKHFKGCLGALDGTYINVQVRNEHKPKFRNRKGQITTNTLAACDRYMRFTYVLPGWEGSAGDARILRDAVNRPYGLKVPIGNYYLCDNGYANSEGFLTPYRGVRYHLKEWGPDADKPQNAIELFNMRHTKARNVIERAFAVLKMRWGILRSASYYPIKVQIRLIFCCFLLHNYVRSAMSVDPLDALIDGEPEAGGNEGDNSNIEYVDVVEATSGWNMYRDDLANIMWSEVSK, encoded by the exons ATGGACCGTAATGCGTTCGGGCGGCTTTGTCGATTGTTTCGAGAGTTGCGTGTTTTGCGTGACAGACGGTTCGTTTGTATTGAAGAACAGGTTGCTATATTCCTAGGTGTATTAGCGCATCATAAGAAGAACCGAATTGTccgttttgattttttgaggTCAGGGGATACTGTTTCACGGTACGTGCACGAGGTAATGGAGACCGTATTGAAAATGCATTCTATGTTCGTTGTGAAACCCGAACCAATCAAAGAAGGTTGCGTTGATTGGCGGTGGAAACATTTTAAG GGGTGTTTGGGAGCTCTTGATGGAACTTACATCAATGTACAAGTCCGAAACGAACACAAGCCCAAGTTTCGGAATAGGAAGGGGCAGATCACGACTAATACTTTAGCTGCGTGTGATCGATACATGCGTTTTACATATGTGTTGCCTGGTTGGGAAGGTTCAGCGGGTGATGCTCGTATTTTAAGGGACGCAGTGAATCGACCATATGGACTGAAGGTACCTATAG GTAACTATTATCTTTGCGACAACGGTTATGCAAATAGTGAAGGGTTTCTTACACCGTATAGGGGAGTTCGTTACCATTTGAAGGAATGGGGCCCCGATGCCGACAAACCACAAAATGCAATCGAGTTATTCAACATGCGTCACACGAAAGCCCGAAATGTTATCGAGAGAGCCTTTGCTGTTCTCAAAATGAGATGGGGAATACTCCGTAGCGCCTCGTACTACCCCATCAAGGTGCAAATACGAttgattttttgttgttttctacTACATAACTATGTGAGGAGTGCGATGTCGGTCGACCCACTTGATGCGCTGATCGACGGCGAGCCTGAAGCAGGTGGTAATGAGGGTGACAATTCGAACATCGAATATGTAGACGTTGTTGAGGCCACTTCGGGATGGAACATGTATAGAGATGATTTGGCCAACATAATGTGGTCAGAGGTGAGTAAATAA
- the LOC121743122 gene encoding protein ALP1-like isoform X2 has product MDRNAFGRLCRLFRELRVLRDRRFVCIEEQVAIFLGVLAHHKKNRIVRFDFLRSGDTVSRYVHEGCLGALDGTYINVQVRNEHKPKFRNRKGQITTNTLAACDRYMRFTYVLPGWEGSAGDARILRDAVNRPYGLKVPIGNYYLCDNGYANSEGFLTPYRGVRYHLKEWGPDADKPQNAIELFNMRHTKARNVIERAFAVLKMRWGILRSASYYPIKVQIRLIFCCFLLHNYVRSAMSVDPLDALIDGEPEAGGNEGDNSNIEYVDVVEATSGWNMYRDDLANIMWSEVSK; this is encoded by the exons ATGGACCGTAATGCGTTCGGGCGGCTTTGTCGATTGTTTCGAGAGTTGCGTGTTTTGCGTGACAGACGGTTCGTTTGTATTGAAGAACAGGTTGCTATATTCCTAGGTGTATTAGCGCATCATAAGAAGAACCGAATTGTccgttttgattttttgaggTCAGGGGATACTGTTTCACGGTACGTGCACGAG GGGTGTTTGGGAGCTCTTGATGGAACTTACATCAATGTACAAGTCCGAAACGAACACAAGCCCAAGTTTCGGAATAGGAAGGGGCAGATCACGACTAATACTTTAGCTGCGTGTGATCGATACATGCGTTTTACATATGTGTTGCCTGGTTGGGAAGGTTCAGCGGGTGATGCTCGTATTTTAAGGGACGCAGTGAATCGACCATATGGACTGAAGGTACCTATAG GTAACTATTATCTTTGCGACAACGGTTATGCAAATAGTGAAGGGTTTCTTACACCGTATAGGGGAGTTCGTTACCATTTGAAGGAATGGGGCCCCGATGCCGACAAACCACAAAATGCAATCGAGTTATTCAACATGCGTCACACGAAAGCCCGAAATGTTATCGAGAGAGCCTTTGCTGTTCTCAAAATGAGATGGGGAATACTCCGTAGCGCCTCGTACTACCCCATCAAGGTGCAAATACGAttgattttttgttgttttctacTACATAACTATGTGAGGAGTGCGATGTCGGTCGACCCACTTGATGCGCTGATCGACGGCGAGCCTGAAGCAGGTGGTAATGAGGGTGACAATTCGAACATCGAATATGTAGACGTTGTTGAGGCCACTTCGGGATGGAACATGTATAGAGATGATTTGGCCAACATAATGTGGTCAGAGGTGAGTAAATAA